The following are encoded in a window of Etheostoma cragini isolate CJK2018 chromosome 7, CSU_Ecrag_1.0, whole genome shotgun sequence genomic DNA:
- the LOC117947622 gene encoding putative helicase mov-10-B.1 isoform X1, which produces MVKKRLSVGICCQIGVEFFEFLKESDRASITDRLELRDIYNNEFRSRNPGTKDPNFGSVLHSLKVSHKITRRRDTIRFNSTVTALFMDQWHSPRSRYQEPVQSGAASPGTVQSFTSGDQAEMGVRARRKLAGLLMNRLKTDRAQFISDKHGIRIVSEHEFENGKLCLRVEDTCESVVNLNVENNGREPVYFTYYTPLHWLRDIILKDEHNVTKKNPLCLQPGDSYEIQIHLRCSLVGFYPATLAFEFKPDLEPSSAAFHIVRFIEAQCITALGMELAPIAPYKPRSLPAWTPEANFTIVDGQRPEGLSIMQLQNVIELKQYRVPAYVNQLIQSLKQSSNFCDKRRDLLESSLSWENYSEKFQLLLYLEERQMEVDIKRYNIPNSEKEEHAVMVRDRLNKKLLVLEVPGVSENRPSVLRGDSLLAYPAEEKGEKYRGYVHSVQLDSVKLGFSSKLLDRFVDNMKFNVEFIVNHLTVRVQHRAAELASTFRLREVLFPAAPADCSQQPELPHLRLFDSKLEKNPEQYQAVQHIVAGSSKPAPYLVFGPPGTGKTVTLVEAIKQIEKTQASCHILACAPSNSAADLLCTKILEHVDEHEVFRMYASSRDPKLVPEKLKACSNLVGDCYLFPAKERLMEYRIMVTTLLTAGRFVSGDIPDGHFTHVFVDEAGHAVETECLVPLAGLLNAESGQVVLAGDPKQLGPILRSPFALKYGMGVSLLERMMKDFALYQKDKGVFNNRFVTKLLRNYRSHPAILKVPNELFYDEELQCCADKMLRNSYCRWEYLKKKDFPVIFKGVTGVDDREASSPSFFNIAEVEVLMDYVKKLLQTQGKKGLATISPGDIGIIAPYRKQVQKIRKALEKVGKDFKFKDISTLKVGSVEEFQGQERRVIMVSTVRSSPNYVEIDKQFNLGFVKNEKRFNVAVTRAKALLIVVGNPRVLDTDPTWAHFIRYCRDEGGYDGYEHMEEDEDVVERLSRLYINIDVQVETAESAVQQHLDPEWRSDL; this is translated from the exons ATGGTTAAAAAGAGGTTATCTGTAGGCATATGCTGCCAAATTGGAGTGGAATTCTTTGAGTTTCTGAAGGAGAGTGATCGAGCATCCATCACAGACAGACTGGAACTAAGAGACATTTACAACAATGAGTTTAGGAGCAG aaatccAGGAACCAAAGATCCCAACTTTGGTTCAGTCCTTCATTCCTTAAAGGTGTCCCACAAAATAACTAGACGAAGAGACACTATTCGCTTCAACTCCACG GTCACAGCCCTTTTTATGGACCAGTGGCACTCACCAAGGAGCCGTTACCAAGAACCAGTCCAGAGTGGTGCAGCCAGTCCAGGGACAGTTCAGAGCTTCACCTCAGGAGATCAGGCAGAGATGGGGGTCCGCGCCCGGAGGAAACTGGCCGGTCTTCTGATGAACAGACTGAAGACAGACAG gGCTCAGTTCATCTCTGACAAACATGGCATCCGCATTGTCTCCGAACATGAGTTTGAGAACGGGAAACTTTGCTTGCGCGTCGAAGACACATGTGAG AGTGTGGTAAATCTGAATGTGGAAAACAATGGACGAGAGCCTGTGTATTTCACCTACTACACCCCACTGCACTGGCTCAGGGACATTATTCTGAAGGATGAGCACAACGTGACCAAGAAAAACCCTCTGTGCCTGCAGCCAG GTGACAGCTATGAAATCCAAATTCACCTCCGCTGCAGTTTGGTTGGTTTCTATCCAGCTACACTGGCCTTTGAATTCAAACCAGACCTAGAGCCCTCCTCGGCTGCGTTCCACATTGTGCGCTTCATCGAGGCTCAGTGTATAACGGCCTTGGGAATGGAGCTGGCACCTATAGCGCCCTACAAACCCCGCTCCCTCCCTGCCTGGACCCCTGAGGCTAATTTCACGATTGTGGATGGACAACGACCTGAAGG GCTGTCAATAATGCAGCTACAAAATGTGATTGAGCTAAAACAGTATCGAGTACCAGCATACGTGAACCAGCTCATCCAGTCACTGAAGCAGTCTTCTAACTTCTGCGATAAAAG AAGGGACTTGCTGGAAAGTTCCCTGAGCTGGGAGAACTACTCCGAGAAGTTTCAGCTGCTGCTGTATCTGGAGGAGCGTCAGATGGAGGTCGACATCAAGAGATACAACATCCCCAACagtgaaaaagaagaacatgCCGTCATGGTCAGAGATCGGTTGAACAAGAAACTTCTCGTTCTAGAG GTACCTGGTGTGTCTGAGAACCGCCCGTCCGTGCTACGAGGGGATTCGTTGCTGGCCTATCCTGCAGAAGAAAAAGGGGAGAAGTACCGCGGCTACGTTCACAGTGTGCAGCTGGACAGTGTCAAACTCGGCTTCAGCTCAAA ATTGCTGGATCGCTTTGTAGATAACATGAAGTTCAATGTTGAGTTCATTGTCAACCACCTGACTGTGCGCGTTCAGCACAGAGCAGCAGAGCTGGCTTCTACATTCAGACTGCGAGAGGTGTTGTTTCCTGCTGCTCCTGCCGACTGCTCTCAGCAACCTGAGCTTCCTCATCTCAG GCTGTTTGATTCAAAGCTGGAGAAAAACCCAGAGCAGTACCAGGCTGTACAACACATTGTAGCTGGCTCATCTAAACCTGCCCCTTACCTGGTGTTTGGCCCACCTGGAACAG GCAAAACCGTGACTCTGGTGGAGGCAATCAAGCAAATAGAGAAGACCCAGGCTTCCTGCCACATCCTGGCCTGTGCTCCCTCTAACAGCGCTGCTGATCTGCTCTGCACGAAGATTCTGGAACACGTGGACGAACATGAAGTGTTTCGCATGTACGCCAGCAGCCGAGACCCAAAGCTTGTCCCTGAAAAACTAAAG GCATGCTCCAACCTGGTAGGGGACTGTTACCTATTTCCTGCTAAAGAGAGGCTGATGGAGTATAGGATCATGGTCACCACTCTGTTAACCGCTGGAAG gttTGTCTCAGGAGACATTCCCGATGGTCATTTCACTCACGTTTTTGTGGACGAGGCAGGACACGCTGTGGAGACCGAATGTTTAGTACCATTGGCAG GCCTGCTCAATGCAGAGTCTGGTCAGGTTGTTCTGGCTGGAGACCCCAAGCAGCTCGGACCCATTCTCAGATCCCCTTTTGCGCTGAAATACGGCATGG GAGTGTCCCTCTTGGAGCGCATGATGAAGGATTTTGCTCTGTATCAGAAGGACAAGGGTGTGTTCAACAATCGCTTTGTCACCAAACTGCTACGCAACTACAG GTCCCATCCTGCCATCCTGAAGGTTCCCAACGAGCTCTTCTATGATGAAGAGCTGCAGTGTTGCGCGGATAAAATGTTACGCAACTCCTACTGCAGATGGGAATACCTTAAGAAGAAG GACTTCCCGGTGATCTTCAAAGGCGTGACTGGTGTAGATGATCGCGAGGCCAGCAGTCCGTCATTCTTTAACATAGCAGAGGTGGAGGTGCTGATGGACTATGTGAAGAAACTGCTGCAGACACAGGGCAAGAAAGGCCTGGCTACCATCTCACCCGGAGACATAGGCATCATCGCCCCCTACAGGAAACAG GTGCAGAAAATCCGCAAGGCCCTTGAAAAAGTTGGGAAAGACTTTAAATTTAAGGACATCAGCACCCTAAAG gttGGTTCGGTGGAGGAGTTCCAGGGTCAGGAGAGGAGAGTGATCATGGTGTCTACAGTTCGGAGCAGTCCCAATTACGTAGAGATAGACAAACAGTTCAACCTTGGCTTTGTCAAGAACGAGAAG AGATTCAACGTGGCAGTGACTCGAGCTAAAGCCCTGCTGATCGTGGTGGGAAACCCCAGAGTGCTGGACACAGATCCTACCTGGGCTCA TTTCATCCGGTACTGCCGAGATGAAGGAGGCTACGATGGTTATGAGCACatggaggaggacgaggacgtGGTGGAGAGACTCTCTCGCCTCTACATAAACATTGATGTTCAAG TGGAGACTGCAGAAAGCGCCGTTCAGCAGCACCTGGACCCCGAGTGGCGGAGTGACCTGTGA
- the LOC117947622 gene encoding putative helicase mov-10-B.1 isoform X2 — protein MASALSPNMSLRTGNFACASKTHVSVVNLNVENNGREPVYFTYYTPLHWLRDIILKDEHNVTKKNPLCLQPGDSYEIQIHLRCSLVGFYPATLAFEFKPDLEPSSAAFHIVRFIEAQCITALGMELAPIAPYKPRSLPAWTPEANFTIVDGQRPEGLSIMQLQNVIELKQYRVPAYVNQLIQSLKQSSNFCDKRRDLLESSLSWENYSEKFQLLLYLEERQMEVDIKRYNIPNSEKEEHAVMVRDRLNKKLLVLEVPGVSENRPSVLRGDSLLAYPAEEKGEKYRGYVHSVQLDSVKLGFSSKLLDRFVDNMKFNVEFIVNHLTVRVQHRAAELASTFRLREVLFPAAPADCSQQPELPHLRLFDSKLEKNPEQYQAVQHIVAGSSKPAPYLVFGPPGTGKTVTLVEAIKQIEKTQASCHILACAPSNSAADLLCTKILEHVDEHEVFRMYASSRDPKLVPEKLKACSNLVGDCYLFPAKERLMEYRIMVTTLLTAGRFVSGDIPDGHFTHVFVDEAGHAVETECLVPLAGLLNAESGQVVLAGDPKQLGPILRSPFALKYGMGVSLLERMMKDFALYQKDKGVFNNRFVTKLLRNYRSHPAILKVPNELFYDEELQCCADKMLRNSYCRWEYLKKKDFPVIFKGVTGVDDREASSPSFFNIAEVEVLMDYVKKLLQTQGKKGLATISPGDIGIIAPYRKQVQKIRKALEKVGKDFKFKDISTLKVGSVEEFQGQERRVIMVSTVRSSPNYVEIDKQFNLGFVKNEKRFNVAVTRAKALLIVVGNPRVLDTDPTWAHFIRYCRDEGGYDGYEHMEEDEDVVERLSRLYINIDVQVETAESAVQQHLDPEWRSDL, from the exons ATGGCATCCGCATTGTCTCCGAACATGAGTTTGAGAACGGGAAACTTTGCTTGCGCGTCGAAGACACATGTGAG TGTGGTAAATCTGAATGTGGAAAACAATGGACGAGAGCCTGTGTATTTCACCTACTACACCCCACTGCACTGGCTCAGGGACATTATTCTGAAGGATGAGCACAACGTGACCAAGAAAAACCCTCTGTGCCTGCAGCCAG GTGACAGCTATGAAATCCAAATTCACCTCCGCTGCAGTTTGGTTGGTTTCTATCCAGCTACACTGGCCTTTGAATTCAAACCAGACCTAGAGCCCTCCTCGGCTGCGTTCCACATTGTGCGCTTCATCGAGGCTCAGTGTATAACGGCCTTGGGAATGGAGCTGGCACCTATAGCGCCCTACAAACCCCGCTCCCTCCCTGCCTGGACCCCTGAGGCTAATTTCACGATTGTGGATGGACAACGACCTGAAGG GCTGTCAATAATGCAGCTACAAAATGTGATTGAGCTAAAACAGTATCGAGTACCAGCATACGTGAACCAGCTCATCCAGTCACTGAAGCAGTCTTCTAACTTCTGCGATAAAAG AAGGGACTTGCTGGAAAGTTCCCTGAGCTGGGAGAACTACTCCGAGAAGTTTCAGCTGCTGCTGTATCTGGAGGAGCGTCAGATGGAGGTCGACATCAAGAGATACAACATCCCCAACagtgaaaaagaagaacatgCCGTCATGGTCAGAGATCGGTTGAACAAGAAACTTCTCGTTCTAGAG GTACCTGGTGTGTCTGAGAACCGCCCGTCCGTGCTACGAGGGGATTCGTTGCTGGCCTATCCTGCAGAAGAAAAAGGGGAGAAGTACCGCGGCTACGTTCACAGTGTGCAGCTGGACAGTGTCAAACTCGGCTTCAGCTCAAA ATTGCTGGATCGCTTTGTAGATAACATGAAGTTCAATGTTGAGTTCATTGTCAACCACCTGACTGTGCGCGTTCAGCACAGAGCAGCAGAGCTGGCTTCTACATTCAGACTGCGAGAGGTGTTGTTTCCTGCTGCTCCTGCCGACTGCTCTCAGCAACCTGAGCTTCCTCATCTCAG GCTGTTTGATTCAAAGCTGGAGAAAAACCCAGAGCAGTACCAGGCTGTACAACACATTGTAGCTGGCTCATCTAAACCTGCCCCTTACCTGGTGTTTGGCCCACCTGGAACAG GCAAAACCGTGACTCTGGTGGAGGCAATCAAGCAAATAGAGAAGACCCAGGCTTCCTGCCACATCCTGGCCTGTGCTCCCTCTAACAGCGCTGCTGATCTGCTCTGCACGAAGATTCTGGAACACGTGGACGAACATGAAGTGTTTCGCATGTACGCCAGCAGCCGAGACCCAAAGCTTGTCCCTGAAAAACTAAAG GCATGCTCCAACCTGGTAGGGGACTGTTACCTATTTCCTGCTAAAGAGAGGCTGATGGAGTATAGGATCATGGTCACCACTCTGTTAACCGCTGGAAG gttTGTCTCAGGAGACATTCCCGATGGTCATTTCACTCACGTTTTTGTGGACGAGGCAGGACACGCTGTGGAGACCGAATGTTTAGTACCATTGGCAG GCCTGCTCAATGCAGAGTCTGGTCAGGTTGTTCTGGCTGGAGACCCCAAGCAGCTCGGACCCATTCTCAGATCCCCTTTTGCGCTGAAATACGGCATGG GAGTGTCCCTCTTGGAGCGCATGATGAAGGATTTTGCTCTGTATCAGAAGGACAAGGGTGTGTTCAACAATCGCTTTGTCACCAAACTGCTACGCAACTACAG GTCCCATCCTGCCATCCTGAAGGTTCCCAACGAGCTCTTCTATGATGAAGAGCTGCAGTGTTGCGCGGATAAAATGTTACGCAACTCCTACTGCAGATGGGAATACCTTAAGAAGAAG GACTTCCCGGTGATCTTCAAAGGCGTGACTGGTGTAGATGATCGCGAGGCCAGCAGTCCGTCATTCTTTAACATAGCAGAGGTGGAGGTGCTGATGGACTATGTGAAGAAACTGCTGCAGACACAGGGCAAGAAAGGCCTGGCTACCATCTCACCCGGAGACATAGGCATCATCGCCCCCTACAGGAAACAG GTGCAGAAAATCCGCAAGGCCCTTGAAAAAGTTGGGAAAGACTTTAAATTTAAGGACATCAGCACCCTAAAG gttGGTTCGGTGGAGGAGTTCCAGGGTCAGGAGAGGAGAGTGATCATGGTGTCTACAGTTCGGAGCAGTCCCAATTACGTAGAGATAGACAAACAGTTCAACCTTGGCTTTGTCAAGAACGAGAAG AGATTCAACGTGGCAGTGACTCGAGCTAAAGCCCTGCTGATCGTGGTGGGAAACCCCAGAGTGCTGGACACAGATCCTACCTGGGCTCA TTTCATCCGGTACTGCCGAGATGAAGGAGGCTACGATGGTTATGAGCACatggaggaggacgaggacgtGGTGGAGAGACTCTCTCGCCTCTACATAAACATTGATGTTCAAG TGGAGACTGCAGAAAGCGCCGTTCAGCAGCACCTGGACCCCGAGTGGCGGAGTGACCTGTGA